Proteins from a genomic interval of Cupriavidus sp. WKF15:
- a CDS encoding S-(hydroxymethyl)glutathione dehydrogenase/class III alcohol dehydrogenase: MKTKAAIAWKAGAPLTIEDVDLEGPRAGEVLVEIKATGICHTDYYTLSGADPEGIFPAILGHEGAGIVTDVGPGVTSLRPGDHVIPLYTPECRQCKFCLSRKTNLCQAIRATQGKGLMPDGTSRFSIDGKPIFHYMGTSTFANHIVVPEIALAKIRPDAPFDKVCYIGCGVTTGVGAVIFTAKVEAGANVVVFGLGGIGLNVIQGAKMVGADKIIGVDINPAREAMARKFGMTDFVNPKDVGNVVDHIIQLTDGGADYSFECIGNTQIMRQALECCHKGWGKSIIIGVAEAGAEISTRPFQLVTGREWKGSAFGGARGRTDVPKIVDWYMDGKLNIDDLITHTLPLERINEGFDLMKRGESIRSVVLY, encoded by the coding sequence ATGAAGACCAAAGCCGCCATCGCCTGGAAAGCCGGCGCCCCGCTGACCATCGAAGACGTGGACCTGGAAGGCCCGCGCGCCGGTGAAGTGCTGGTGGAAATCAAGGCCACCGGCATCTGCCACACCGACTACTACACGCTCTCCGGCGCCGATCCGGAAGGCATCTTCCCGGCGATCCTGGGCCACGAGGGCGCGGGCATCGTCACCGACGTCGGCCCGGGCGTGACCTCGCTCAGGCCCGGCGACCACGTGATCCCGCTGTACACGCCGGAATGCCGCCAGTGCAAATTCTGCTTGTCGCGCAAGACCAACCTGTGCCAGGCCATCCGCGCAACGCAAGGCAAGGGCCTGATGCCGGACGGCACCTCGCGCTTCTCGATCGACGGCAAGCCGATCTTCCACTACATGGGTACGTCGACCTTCGCCAACCACATCGTGGTGCCGGAGATCGCGCTGGCGAAGATCCGTCCCGACGCGCCGTTCGACAAGGTCTGCTACATCGGCTGCGGCGTGACCACCGGCGTGGGCGCGGTCATCTTCACCGCCAAGGTGGAAGCCGGTGCCAACGTGGTGGTGTTCGGCCTGGGCGGCATCGGCCTGAACGTGATCCAGGGCGCGAAGATGGTGGGCGCGGACAAGATCATCGGCGTGGACATCAACCCCGCGCGCGAAGCCATGGCGCGCAAGTTCGGCATGACGGATTTCGTCAACCCCAAGGACGTGGGCAATGTCGTCGACCACATCATCCAGCTCACCGACGGCGGCGCGGACTACTCGTTCGAGTGCATCGGCAACACGCAGATCATGCGCCAGGCGCTGGAGTGCTGCCACAAGGGCTGGGGCAAGTCGATCATCATCGGCGTGGCCGAGGCCGGCGCGGAAATCTCCACGCGCCCGTTCCAGCTCGTGACCGGGCGCGAATGGAAGGGCTCGGCCTTCGGCGGCGCGCGCGGCCGCACCGACGTGCCGAAGATCGTTGACTGGTATATGGACGGCAAGCTCAATATCGACGACCTGATCACGCACACGCTGCCGCTGGAGCGTATCAATGAAGGCTTCGACCTGATGAAGCGCGGCGAGTCGATCCGTTCCGTGGTGCTGTACTGA
- a CDS encoding GNAT family protein, giving the protein MPAPIPLPFTPTRLTLRDGRQILLREICEQDRAGLLAAFARLSDDARYTRFMAPMRELPEAMVEQATHPQPDHECALVAISEAEGKDRGGRLVGGARFVAAPGSDVCEFAITLDDDWHGAGLARMLMSALIDTARARGYARMEGFVLAMNTPMRRLARRLGFSDVACPDDATVRIVTLPLGTQGDVDCAR; this is encoded by the coding sequence ATGCCCGCACCCATACCATTGCCGTTTACGCCAACCCGCCTGACCTTGCGGGATGGCCGCCAGATCCTGCTGCGCGAAATCTGTGAGCAGGACCGCGCCGGATTGCTTGCCGCGTTTGCCCGGTTGTCGGACGACGCCCGCTACACGCGCTTCATGGCCCCCATGCGGGAACTGCCGGAAGCCATGGTGGAACAGGCCACGCACCCGCAACCAGACCATGAATGCGCGCTCGTCGCCATCAGTGAGGCCGAGGGCAAGGACCGCGGCGGCAGGCTGGTGGGCGGCGCGCGGTTCGTGGCGGCGCCTGGCAGCGATGTCTGCGAGTTCGCCATCACGCTCGATGATGACTGGCATGGCGCAGGCCTGGCGCGCATGCTGATGTCGGCGCTGATCGACACGGCGCGTGCGCGGGGCTATGCGCGCATGGAGGGATTCGTGCTGGCCATGAATACTCCCATGCGTCGCCTGGCGCGTCGCCTTGGTTTTTCCGACGTTGCCTGCCCCGACGATGCGACCGTGCGCATCGTCACATTGCCGCTTGGCACACAGGGCGATGTCGACTGCGCCCGATGA
- the fghA gene encoding S-formylglutathione hydrolase: MELLSEHGCHGGVQRFYRHASAAIGLPMRFSVYLPPQARAGGKLPALFYLAGLTCTEETFMIKAGAQRFAAEHGLVLVAPDTSPRGAGVPGEADAWDFGVGAGFYVDATEAPWNTHWRMESYVTQELFNLVSRELPVDPDRVGIFGHSMGGHGALVLAQRHPQRFRSVSAFAPIAAPMQCPWGEKAFTGYLGTDRSRWAGHDASALMAAQTAAPFPAGILVDQGLADQFLPNQLHPEAFEAACVAAGQPLTLRRHAGYDHGYYFISTFVADHIRHHAGQL; the protein is encoded by the coding sequence CTGGAACTGCTGTCAGAACACGGGTGCCATGGCGGCGTGCAGCGCTTCTACCGGCACGCATCAGCCGCCATCGGCCTGCCGATGCGTTTCTCGGTGTACCTGCCGCCGCAAGCGCGGGCCGGCGGCAAGCTGCCGGCCCTGTTCTACCTGGCCGGGCTGACCTGCACCGAGGAAACCTTCATGATCAAGGCCGGCGCGCAGCGCTTTGCCGCCGAGCACGGCCTGGTGCTGGTCGCACCCGACACCAGCCCGCGCGGCGCAGGCGTGCCGGGCGAGGCGGATGCATGGGACTTCGGGGTTGGCGCGGGCTTCTATGTCGATGCAACCGAGGCGCCGTGGAACACGCACTGGCGCATGGAAAGCTACGTCACGCAGGAACTGTTCAACCTGGTGAGCCGCGAGTTGCCGGTCGACCCGGACCGGGTCGGCATCTTCGGGCACTCGATGGGCGGACACGGCGCGCTGGTGCTGGCACAGCGGCATCCACAGCGCTTCCGCTCGGTGTCGGCGTTCGCGCCCATCGCCGCGCCGATGCAGTGTCCGTGGGGCGAGAAGGCCTTTACCGGCTATCTGGGGACGGACCGCAGCCGCTGGGCCGGGCATGATGCCAGCGCGCTGATGGCCGCCCAAACCGCGGCGCCCTTCCCGGCCGGCATCCTCGTCGACCAGGGGCTGGCGGACCAGTTCCTGCCGAACCAGCTCCATCCCGAAGCGTTCGAGGCCGCCTGCGTCGCGGCAGGCCAGCCGCTGACGCTGCGCCGGCATGCCGGCTACGATCATGGCTACTACTTCATCAGCACCTTCGTAGCGGACCATATCCGGCACCACGCCGGACAACTCTGA
- a CDS encoding RNA-binding protein has translation MSVLLLGNIEPGTTDDEIREFLVKYGLPEFDAAEHVPGDGSNPAVMLTFSALDPATLRKLLTRIHGMFWKRRRLSALVMTERYI, from the coding sequence ATGTCTGTACTGCTGCTCGGCAATATCGAGCCCGGCACGACCGATGACGAGATCCGCGAGTTCCTGGTGAAGTACGGCTTGCCGGAATTCGACGCTGCCGAGCATGTGCCCGGCGATGGCAGCAATCCGGCGGTCATGCTGACCTTCAGCGCGCTGGACCCGGCGACGCTGCGCAAGCTGCTCACGCGCATCCACGGCATGTTCTGGAAGCGCCGCCGCCTCAGCGCGCTGGTCATGACCGAACGCTATATCTGA